TCAGTTTGGAAAAGAAGCCGGAGCTCTGGATGGGTGGCACAGCACACGCATAGAGGGCAGCGAGGGGATTGGACAAGAACACTGTGATTATGAGGGCAACGTGGCTCCACAGGGACAGACCCACTGCACGTCCTGCTCTCCCCATGCCCCCTGCTCCAggcccatccctgcccagtgccagcacaAGGGGACAAGAGGGGACAGGACACTGCATCCCATCTCATGTAGCTTTCTGCAAATGCCTCCACCCTGCTCCATcccaaggcagggctgggctctccCGTCCTGCCTCCTCACAGCCAGCACCTTGTTGGCAGTGCTGCGGCGCTCCAGGAGGAGCCGGAACCGGTTGCAGGTACGCTTGTTGTCCTTCAGCCCCTGGCCCAGGCCCCGGTTGTCATCCTGCATGAGGCGCCGGTCCAGGATCACCTCCAGCTGGCCTGTGGAGAGCAagtccctgcagcccaggctttACCAGGCACCAGCCACACCCCACAGCACAGAGCCCCCAGTGACAGTAGGAGCAGGGCACCCTGCCCAGCCACCAGCACCCTCCTTCCCTTGGGGAGGACAGCCCAAGCTCTACAGCAGGTGCCCAAggcacagagcccagctcacCGCTGTGGAGGCTGGTGACCCCCAGGGCCTGGGCTGTGAGCAGTGTCAGGCGGCTCTGCATGTCCTGGATGTAGGCCATGGCAGGCATCGGGTAGAAGTTGGCCTGCAGCGGCAGCTTCTGCTGGTACCTGCGGGGCTGGATCTGCCAAGGGACACAGACCAGTGACCAGAGGTGGATCCCACAGTGCCTGGTGCCAGAGCACTGTCCACctgtgggcagctgctgcccctccccagcctgctgCATACCTGGAAACCAttgaggtcagtgaagaaggtGTCATCACTCTCAATGTCAGTGCTAAAGCGCAGGGCAAGCTCCTTGTTGATGTGGTCACGGATGTCCACCAGGCAGGACACATCCAGGGACAGGCCCTCCACCCCTGCAGGTAGGCAGTGAGAGGCTGAGCCCCAAGGGCAGCATGGCCCAGTTCCCTGGGCCGGTGACACCTGGCACAGCCTCAAGATCTCACCTGGCACGTTGTACAGCCGCACCACGGTCTGGACATGCTGGTAGTAGCTGGCAACTTCTGAGAAGAGCGGTCCCTCCATCACCCGCACCACTGGGGGGTCCTTGGGAGCGTAGGGCTGGGGAGAGGGATAGCTGCGCTGATGCTGGTGCCTGAGGACCTACAGGCACAGCTGTCAGCTGCCTTCCATGGGTGGACTCTGTACCTTGGCCTCGCCATCAGGCAGGAAGAGATAGGCCCCACTTTTGTCCTTGGAGGTCCTGGTGCCATAGACGAGAAATTCGCTGCTCACCCTGTGCGcctgctcctccccagctgGGCGCAGGCTCTGCAGGTGTGTGCCAGCACAACAGTAAGCGCATGAAGCAGCGGGATTtacccctcctctcctccagcccacGTCCTGTCAGAGCCCTGCACTCACCTGCAGCAGGCCCGTGCGCCCCACAAAGCAGGCCTGCAGGTGCTGGTTCTCCAGGCAgaagtcagcagcagcagctgggaagacGTGCAGGGGCACAGCCTCGGGCTTGTGCACGGCCATGTCCCGGCCATGCAGGTAGAGGCGCGTGGAGGACCTTGGCGTGGCGTGGCCATCCGAGGActtgtgcagctgcagcacgCGCAGCCCCAGCGCAGGCAGGCGGGCCAGGACAGACACCTGCAGGCAGCATGGAGACCTGAGCCAGCCCCCGTGTCTAGGGAATGACTGGGGGTCAGTGGGGCAAAGACCCTGCTCAGCACTGTGGGGCTTCTGCTGAGGAGGGACATGCATGGGGACCTGGGGGATCGACAGCTGTGGGATCTCATGTTGTGGGGCCgggacagagcagggctgccGGTGTGTCCTGGCAGTGTGCAGGATGGGAGGCTGGCACAGATGGGCTGTGGGGCACCCCATACCTGGTAGACATTGGGCACCACATCAGTGGCAGAGTTCCACACTGCACTGAGCTgggagggcaggggctgcccctcCTCGGAGAGCACACGCACGTGAGGGGAGTCCACCAGTACTGGCACCACGCTCAAGCGCTCCTGCTCCAGCGGGTTGAACACCACCAGGAACCTGTGGGGGGTAACACAGGGATGGTATTCCAGATGTCCCATGTTCCACACTACCTACAGATCTACTGCCCCTACCCACAGCTTCACAGGTCTCCCCACAATCCCGTAAGTCCCCAGAACAAGGCAGGAGGCCCTACCGAGGTGAGGTGCCCAGTTTGACCACTGTCCTCTCTGGGAGAGAGTCCTGGCTGGAGCGTGTCTCATCCTGGGGAGGAGTAATAAAGAGCTGGGGTGTGCCCAACGCCCCTGCCAGTTGGGCCCCAGGACATGGGCACAATCTGGGGCCATCTTCCTGGCCTCTGCAGTACGGAGTTGCTCCCGGGGGCATGGGGGACAGGGTGCCAGactgcagggagccaggagctggtgctgctcaCCATGCCAAGGAACGGTGCAGCCGGGTCGTGGTGGTAGGTGTCCTTGTCCCCCAGCACAAGGTAGTGCGCAGCATTGATGATGACACGCTTGAGGTTGGTGAGGGAGTGGAGCAGCCTAGGGCAGAGGCAGAGTGAGTCATCTGGGACCATCAGCCCCATCTGCTCAGGACTGCCCCACCACCCTCTACATCCCCCCATGAGAGGGAGAACCTCCCCACAGCATCCCCATACCTAACCAGtctcccagccctgagcccaccagccccacTCTGAGACAGGCTCTGAGGGCGCCCTGGCCCCCACACGCACCGGACTCCGTAGTCCACGGCCACAGCCTCCTTGGCGGTGCCAGCGATGGCATCGTGGTGCTGGAAGAGGCCCAGGTTGCGGCGGGCGTTGCTCAGCAAGGCGTAGTCAGAGAGCGGGTACCTGCCATCTGCACCGGCATGGCGGGCGTGGGCGAGTGCCAGGCTGTACAGGATCTCTGCCCccctgcacagggacagagtCACTGAGGGTCCCCACCCTGTTGTACAGTACTggggggctgccctgggaggagGGGTGGCAAAGGCACACACTGCCCTGGGACTGGGTGAGGGTTTGGCACTGTGTGTTGGCAGCTGGGACAGACCAGGGGCTATCGAGCTCCCATACTGCCTGGCCACCCCTCACCCGTGCCCCTCACACACCTCCTGTGCCCCATGGACCAGCCCCACGCCCCTCACCGGAGGTGGGCCTCCAGCACCCGGTCCAGGCTCTTGTAGAATGGCCGGGAGGTGAAGTATCCTGTCCAGTAGTGATCCTCCCGGTCCGCATAGGAGAAGAAATCCCCAGTCAGAACTGGGAACCCGGGAGGCCTCATCCCCGGCACAATGCCCACTTTCTTGTACAGGGCATCAAAGTAATCAGAGAGCGTGCCAAACTGTGCCTGCAAGACAGCATGTGCAGTCCTGAGCCGGCGCTCCTGCAGTGGGGGCTCTTATCACCCCTCACAGGACTGCTCACCCCTCCAACTGTGCTCTGCTGCggcctcctgctgcccccagctccACAGAGCTCTCCACACATACCTGCACATGGAGGTCAGGCCGAGAGTTGAGAAAGTCAAAGATGCGCTGGTAGTTGAGGAACTGGGCATCCCACTCCTGTGGCTTGTCATAGCGGAAGTCATCTCCCAGGGGCACCAGCAGCACCTTGCTGCGGTACAGCTTGGACTTCTTGCGGTActggtccagcagcagctgggctctgtgtgGGGGCCAGGGCATGAGGCTGGCCCCTGATGGCCCACACAAGGCTGGGAGTCGCGTGCCCCTGCCCCACTCACCGCTCTGCCACGTTTGCATCAGTGATGGCGCGGGGAGGCACCTTCCAAGGGCAGTTGATCCGGCCTCCAGGCAAGCGCTTGAAGTCAAACTGGCAGCAGATCTTGGGGTCCGGGCCACAGGTGTGAGGCACATCATAGCTGTAGAAGGGCATCATGTGGCAGAAGATGTCGGTGCTCGCGTCTGGATCTGTGGGACCAAGGACAGGTGAGCACCAGCAATGGCTCTCCCTTGCCTGTCCCTAAGCAGGGGGGCCCAAAATCAGTAGTTCGACAGAGCAGATCTCAGCGGTTAGAGGGCACAGCAGCCTCCCCCAATGTGTTGCTGGACTTGGGGGCAGGTGGAAAGTTACCCTGAGGTTGTCCCACAGGGCAGAGACATCGCCTACCAGTGCTTGGCTCATCTGCACAGAAAAGCAGCTGGTAGCCATTCTCTGCTGCCACCTGCCCCACCGTGCAGTCCTCTCTGCAGTCTCCTCCCGGCAGCCCCTCACCCCACGCCTGTCTCCACATGAACTCCAGGTTCTGGGTGGCAGCAAAGTGCTTCTTGATGGCATAGTGCACGCGCTGGATGAGCATGGCCGTCAGGTTGGAGCGCTTCAGCAGGTAGGGCATGGTGGAGCTGTAGCCGAAGGGGTCTACGGCCCAGCCTGACCGTGGCgtcacacctgggggcacagagACCCGTCAGCCCCATGCTGGGCCAGCAGCACTTCCCGTGAGGAGGGTGCTGGCAGGACCTGGGGGCCTGCAGCACATTAGACAGGCCCCCAGCCACCATTTGCCTGGCCCTCACCAATGTTCTTCTCCAGCCACTGGTGCCCCTCAATCAGCTGGTCAATCATGGCGAAGTAGTGGGAATTAGCCTCATCAGGCATCACCCAGCCGCCCGTCACCATCTCCAGCTGCCCATTGCCCACCAGCCTGTCAGGGGGACACCCAAGATGTGACCAGAGCCCTGCATGAGACACATGTTCATTGCAGAGTCCCCCTGCCCTGAGCCACCTACAGTCTACCTGCAGCCCCCACGGCTGCCACTGCCATTCCCCCCTTGTCATGCTGTCCCCACGCAGAGTCATCCCTCCACAGCCCAATGCCACCCACAGCCCACTCCCCCTCCACTGTGTCCTCCAATGCTCTCAGGGCAAGGGGCAGAGAAGGGGGTCCTGCCTCACCACACAATCCTGCTCTCCAGGTCTCCTACCCTTCCATGGGTGCCCTGGGCCTTGCACACAAGTTCCCCAGCCCAATTAGCACAGGGAGGGGCCCAGGGCAAGATCTGTCTCTCCCAGCCTCTCACTCCACAAGGCAGTGGCTCTGACATCTGATGGCACTGGGAGGCTGCTGGCAGTTTGAGGGCACCCCACACTAAGCAGTGCAGGGCCCATGGCAGCCTTCTAGTCCCTAGAGCCATTCGCTCACACACCCTCTGCTCTCAGCCTGCCTGGGAGCTAGGTGGGCAATGGGGCCAGGTGAGCAGCCCTACCTGCGCACAGCAGCCCGCTTCTGGGCACTGATGTTGTCCCACcacttggaaaaaaaggaaatctcaGACCAGATGAAGCGCCGGCGTGGGTCCTCCTGCATCTTCAGCACCATGCTGTTGAGGATGTGCTGCGTCTGGTCGTAGTAGTACTTGTCGAAAGTCTTGatccagcctggcagcacaggtGGGGGTCACTGTGAGGGGCCCAGGTTTGCCAGCACTGCATAGTAGTGGGAAATGGGCTAATCCCTGCTTCTCACCTGGGTCATTGTGGGAGTGTGGCACCACAAACACCTGTAGAGGCTCTGTGTCCCATTCGTTGGGCTCGTAGGTGATGTCGAAGCCCTGCTTCCAGACACCACCATCCTGGTTGTCAAACGGCAGCAGGGAGTACACAGCCAGCATCTGTTGTTAGGAGACAGTGTTGAGAGACCCCTGAAAGAGTAGAGCCTGGACTCCATGGATGCCCAGGTATGGACCCCTCACGCTAGCAGAGCCACCAGACCCTCACCTGCAGGTCTGGGCTCTGTCCTTTGCCCCCTAGAGCAAACTGGCAGTCTTGCGGGGACACAGAGAGGAAACTTGGGCGACTCTCAGGGGGGAGCACCCAGGAGCCATTCAGGGGGTGTTGGGGCAATGCCGGCTGCCCCTCTGCATGGGCTGTCAGCTCCAGCACTGAGTCCTTAATGTGGCTGATGATCTCATGgttctcctccagcagctgctccagctgctcaaTCCGGTTCTGCAGCACCGAGATctggctctggggacacagagggcacagcgaggggcaggaggtCACCCACAGCTGTGGGGAGCCAGCTCTGGCCCTGGTACCTTGATGCCCAGAGGCCAGGGCTAGCTCCCCATGAATTTTCCTGACTGAATGTCTCCGTTTGCCATCCCAGGACCACTCTCACTCACCCCAGATCCTCCGAACTCACCCTGGGGAAGTTGCCCCCACTCTGGTGTCGTGTGGGGTCATGCTGTACCCGGTCCAGCATCAAGTAGAGGGAGAAGACGGCCACGCAGAAGATGGCAGCTCCACACACTGTCACCTGCTTCTTCAGCTTCATCCCGAAAGGATGCAGGGACTCACctgggccggggctggggggggaccCAGGTCGGGCAGCGCAGCCTCTCGCCGCGGCCTCCTGCGTCCTCCTCCGAGAGCCTCACCGCGTCCTACTTGGCTTAATCCTTTGCTGGGTATTTATATCTGCGGATGGGGCCGGGGCGGGGAGGCCGCGCAgggccgggcagcgccgggcccgccgcgccgaggccccgcggcggcggcccgGGCCGGGCAGGACCGGAACAGGCCGGGCAGGACCGGGACAGGCCCGGCAGGACCGGGACAGGCCGGGCCAGCACCGACGGCGACGCCGCCGCCAGCCCGTCCGCACCCGGGCGGCTCCGAGCCCGGCCAGGCCCTCACACCGCCCGGCTGGGCCCGCCGGGAtgggccaggccaggccaggccccgcccgcgctccgcccgccggcccggcccgggagGCGGCACCGAGCGGGGGCTCGCCCGGCTCTGCACGGCCCCcacggcccggcacggcccggcccggcacggcacggcacggcacggcacggcacggcacggcacggcacggcacagCGCTGCGGAGCGCGCCCGGCTCTGCacggccccgcacggccccgcacggccccaCACAGCCCCGCAGCCCAGTCGAGATGCCGGTGGCCTAccggtgtccccatcccggtgtccccatcccggtgtgCCCCATCCCGGTGTGCCCCATCCCGGTACCCTGTCCCGGTGTGCCCCATCCGCGTGTCCCATCCGGGTGTCCCATCCTAGTACCCTGTCCCAGGGTCCCGTTCCAgccctctgtcccagtgctctGTCTCAGTACTCCCCATGCCATTTCCCTATCTAAGTGTGCCCCATTCTGGTACTTCTTTTTGGTACCCCATGCTGGTGCACTGCCTGCGCGTCCTGGTGCATCACTACagtgccattcccagtgccattcccagtgccatgTCCCAGTGCAGTACAAGTCCGTGTCCCCTCGCAGATCCTAGATGCACAGCTGCAGAGCTCGTGTGTTTATTGTACAAGATGAAGccgggcaggagctgtgggcgCCATGTCCCACCCCGAGGTATGCAggagcccctgccctggggctcaAGCACCACACAGCCACCTCGCAGTACCCGCGGCCCAGACAGGGCTCTGTTGTGCCCCCAGGCACTGCCATGGGATGGATCCAGGGCCCCTGGTGCTCCCTGTCACCGCTGCCTCTTGCGGATGGCAATGAGGTCCTGGTGGATGGTGCAGAAGCTGGGCCGCTTGCGGGGGTCGTACTCCCAGCAGCGCTGCATCAGCTGGTACACCTCCTCAGGGCACTGCTCGGGAGGGTCCAGCCGCATACCTGGGgcaacagggatggggacatggatCACTGGCCCCTCACCCCCGACAACCCTGTCTGGCCCATCCAACAGGCACAGCTCCACAGTGCTGGACCCACAGCTCATGGTGGCTCTCAGgagccagccccagccatgTTCCCTACCATGCTCCACTGCCTCCCGCGTCTGCTGGTTGCTGAGGTTGGCATAGGGGACGGCACCCAGGCTGAAGGCTTCCCACAGCAGGATCCCAAAGCTCCAGACATCACTCTCTGAGCTGTATCGGCCTGGGGACGTGGGGCAGGACAAATGGTGTTGGCAGGGGACACACAGGTCACCACtacccagctgtgcccatgctcCTGAGGGCTGAGGTGCTCGGGGtctctgcctccctccccagGACCAGGTGTGTGGGAGTGGGACAGTGCCAGACTCCTGGCGCCCAGATAAGCTGCGGGGTGCCAGGCCAtgcccagctccatcctgtACCATAATTGAGTGCTTCAGGGGCCGTCCACTTGACAGGGATTTGCTTCATCCCTCCTGTAGAGGCATAGAtgccatcctcctcctcccgtgACATCCCAAAATCACTGATCTTCAGGGTGTTCCTCTCCGTCACCAGGCAGTTGCGAGCAGCCAGGTCCCTGAGACAGCCCCAAGCAATCAGCCGTGCgcccagctgtccctggggcttcccctggcacagggtggggtgGTGAGGATTCCAGGGCTCCCCCCGTCCTGCCAGGGCCCACCTGTGGATGCAGTGCTTGCTCTCCAGGTACTCcatgccagcagcagcattcTCCGTCATCTTGACCAGCTCCTTCACCCGGAGGTGGGGACCCTCACTGCGCAGGAAGGTCAGGAAGTCTCCCCCTGTGCCCAGATTGCAGAGGCAGTGGGTGCCAGGCACCGCTGGCAGGCTCACCCGCGCGTGGGTGCGTGGGGACTGCGGGGATGGGGCCGCTCACCCTGCACCAGCTCCATGACAATGTAAATGGGCTGTTTCTGCGTGCAGACACCGATGAGCCGCACAATGTTCGGGTGTCTATACTGCTTGAGAATCCTGTGGGAACAAGGATGGGCACTGTGAGTGTAGGGGCCCCGGCTGCCCTGGGCACCAGCCACCCATTGCCATCCCCAGGGCACTCTGACCAGCCAGCCCGGGGACACAGCCCTCAGCACGAGGGTGATGCAGTCTCAGCAGTATCAAACAGCTCCAAGAGTGGACAGATGTGACAGGAGAAGCCCAACAGCCACACGGACCTGGCTTCCTGCAGGAACTTGGCCTTGAGCTCAGGCGGAAGGGTTTCCCGGCAGGATTTCACAGCAACAGGGGAGTTGTCAGCACGCAGGCGTCCACTGAACACTTCCCCAAAGTTACCCTTCCGAGACACAGGTGCAGCAGGCTCAGCTCACCATGTGGCCCAAGGCAACCCTTGTCCTCCTGCAGATGCTGTGAggacagccctgccctcctgcagaCCCCACAGCACCCCATCTCACCCGACCAATGCGTTCCCCCAGCAGCACGTCCTCGTGGTTGAGCACCCATTTGTCCTGCAGCAAACAGACACCAGTGAGCTGCCCCTGGCCCACAGACCCCTGCAGGCCCCTCTCAGGCAGAGCCCCAGGTCCAAGGTCCCCTGTCTAGCTGGAGAAGCATGCCTGTGGCTCTCAGCCCAGCCATCAACAGGAGAAAGGGCcgggcagagctgcccctgtGCAGGGAGCCCCACCCTCCTCTCCGCTGGCTGCATCAccttgggcacagccctggccagAACAATGCCACTCTTGCGCGTGATgggctgctggctctgcaggaggtgctggatgAGCAGCGGAATGGTGGGGAAGCTGTCACCCTCCAGCCGAAACATgttctgcagggagagaggccAAGAGGTTGTGATGGGCAGGAACCCCCAACTGCCCATGCAAAGTGCCCATGCAAGGCCGCCCCAGCCACGCCCCCTGCTCGTGGCCACTCACACTGACAGCCTGGATGATGAAGTGCCGGGGCTGCCCATCCCACAGCACGCTGAGCACATACTCCTGCTTGCCCTGGCTCTCCCGCACCAGGAAGTCTCCACTGCAGGTCAGCAGCTCCTGTACCTCCGAACGTGGAATGGCCCCGTGGTACCAGACCTGCTGGCACAGCGGCTTCTGCACGTCTGGGATTAGGGGCACGGGGGgtggcagctggaaggagacAAGGTGAGCCCAGCCACGCACACTCCTGAGTTGTGCCGGAGGTGGGGCAGCAGCGGTGTCTGgaagctgtgcccagagcaggTGGGAGCAGAGTCTGGAGGTGCTGAAACAAGGAGGGCTGTGTGGCCAGAAAGGAGAGGACAGGCCCAGCAAGGCAGCTGGGTGGAGACCAGGGTGGCACCCAGGGACTCACCGAGTACTTTGGGCTGAAGATCCCCGTGATGTGGTTCTTGAGGGTCTCCAGTGCActggccccgctccgctccTGCTCCTGGAAGGAGGCAGGGGCTGCGCATTAGCTGTGCACCCACCCCTGCAGCCTCCAGAGCACACGAGGCCAGACTGACTCACCGTGGAGGAGACAGACTGCCGATCCTCcggcagaggcagggcaggcagggggtccctggtgcccagctctgccagcttcCTGGCCAGCACGTCCCgctgcagctgcagcttggCCTGGGCACAGAGGCAGCCCTCGAGCTGCTGCCGCGCCTCATGCAGCCCCTGCCGCCTGCCCAACAAGTGCaccctggggaggggacagggtgATCAGCACCCGCTGCCCTGGCCCCTCACCCCCCTCTGCTGCACCTCACCGCTCCCCGGGGCTCCGGCCCTGCTCCTCATCATGGATCTCTGTCTTCAGCTCCTGCATCTGCTGCTCCTTGATACTCACGGCCTCCGTGGCGGCCACCAACTCCTCCTCAACCGATGTCAGGCTGCAAGAGATGTGTGCCAGcggggggctcagcccctgcccctcaCCTGCTCCTGCCCACGGCTAGTCCCACTCACCAGTGCTGGACACTTTCCAGGGTCAGCTcattcagctgcagctcccctggCACCAGGTTTTCTGTGTCCTCCAGCAGGCTCTCATCAAAGGACACGGTTGGTGGGACCTCAGATTCGTACCTGTGGGCATCCAGGACAGCTCTGCCTCCACCTGCCCCATGCCGGCCGCTGCCGCCCAACGGCAGCAGGGCCGTACCCGGCAGAGAGGCTGCAGCTGTGTGGAGCCATACTGGTGGCTCTGGATGAAGCTGCTGTACTCAGTGGCAGGGTCGATGGCCTGGATGGCACTGGCAATCTCCCGGTGCGTGGCCAAAAGGTCTTCCTGTACCAGGCTGCTGATGCTGCAGTACTCCCTGAGGATCTCCTTTCTGCGGGAGCAGTGCTGGTTCTGGGGGGCCATGGGCATGCCCAGGGGTAGGGagtggggtgcagggctggTTGCAGGGCACAGGATGGGCAGTGGGGCATGGGGTGGGCAGCGGGGCAGGCGGGCTCTTACAGGACGAGGACCATCTCCTGCTGCAGATTGTAGAGGGACTGATGCAGGCTGGGCAGCACCCGCTGGTAGTGGTGCTGGTGGTGCACTGCAGCCGCCTGCACAGCCAGCACATACTGATTGTGCAGGGCATGGAGCTTCCAGAGGCTGCGCACGTACTTCTCCTTCGCCTTGTCCCGCTCCTTGTCTGTGGAGAGAGGCTGTGGAAAACCCCAACCGCCAGCACATCACCTGTCCCAGCACCCAGGAGGGGGTCAGAGGGTGAGGGCTGGGAGAGGGTCCcagggcacacagggggatAAGCCTGGGGTGGTCACACTGTGACACAGAGATGCTCCTGACCCACAGCGTGGTGTCCCAAGGCCCCCAGACTTCTGCCTGTCTTCCTGGAGATCAGGCTGGGCTCTCCTCTATGCTGCCCAACCCCAGAACTCCCACCCgctgcaggctgggctgtggtttCCACAGAGTGCAGGTCATGCTCCAGCCACCCTTGACCCATAGGGAAGCTGGGAGGTCACGCAGGGGACAGGGGCCAGGTTGGCACCTTTGCTGGCCTCCTGGTACTTGCGCTTGGCCTGGGCGCTGTCACGGGCCAGGCTTCGGTACTGCGCCTTCAGCTTCTCCATCTCCTGCTGCGTCGTCTGGAGAGGGACACAGTCAGGGAGTGGGTCCAGCACACTCTCTTGTTCCCCTGCTGGCTCCAACATACCCGGCTGTactcctggctgagctgctgccactgctcgCCGAAGGCTTTGCGCAGCTGCTGCTTGTCGCGGATGAGCAGGCTGAGCTTGGCCAGCGGCCCCGCTGCCAGTTCCTCCGCATGCCGCCGCAGGATCTGGCTCAGCGTCTCTGTCCGGCTCACCAGCACCCACCAGGACTGCAAGAAAGGGAGTCAGGGATGGGGTGGAGATGGCATCCTCCAGCACCACACGGGCTCTGCAGGGCGCAGTCCTACTCTGAGGCATCCCTACCTTCTCGATCTGACCACCATGGTCGCCATGGAGCTGCCAAGCgccctcctgcttttccagctgggaCAACATGTGGTGCAGCATCCCTGCATACTCCCGGTCACTCTTGGCCCGCTGTGACATCCACTTCTTCATCAGCTCCAGGAGGCGCAGCTCCCCATCCTGCAGGCGCAGCAGTGCACTGTGCCCCTGCGGGCACCACAGCTCCGGCCCAAAGCCCATGGCACCGCTGTCCAGCCAGGGGAGGTCTGCTGAGCACCAGGACAGCCTGAGCTGCAACTGCTGCCCTGCGCTGCCTGCACCAGTGGCCAGGGCCCTTTGCATTTCACACCCTCCTACCCCCCCATCCGGTCTGTGCAGCAGAGATGGCCCTCCCCATCCTGCAAACAGCCTTGCAAAGCCTattcagagcagcaggatgagtgctccaagctctgtgggagctgggccCTTTGCGGATCgtgctgggaaggaggaagtgTGGAGCCATACACAGCTGTGTCATCTCTGCCATGCACAGGGCTGCTCCCCAagggcagcacagctgtgccccCCACCCCTGGCAGGCACCAGCCCCTCCTCTGGCAGCTCCAGTCCTGTCCTGCCCTTTGGCACTGTCACTCCTATGCCCGTAGTGTGGGAGCTCCCTGGGCCTGGGACACTGGTGGGAAGCCAGCAGAAGCAGAGGAGGGTGCTGAGCCCCAGAGAAAGGTGCTGAACCTGGATACGCCCTGGCATGCAGGACTCCAGTTGGGAGTCAAACGGATCCCAGTGGCAGTCCCTGGGTGCCCTGCTTTGAAGCAAgagtgcagcaggagcaggagagtgCTGGGGCACCTCCCTGTGCAGCGCAAGAtgtctcctggcacagcccctgacCTCACCAAGACCTTCCTCCCCAGCCCACAAAGGAGTCCCCCTGTCTCTCCTAGTACCTCACCGGGGCACAGTCCTTCCAACCTACATTTCTTGCTAGGTCTTCGTtgtgaggctgctgctggcgTCCTGCTGGGGCCGGGACTGATGCGGTTTGGACCTGGTGCAGCTCTGGTTCCTGGGGAGGAACAGGAAACCCAGTGCTGACCATACAGCCATTGCGAGATTTCCTGCgcttcctcccctccctgccagtCTCCACGCCAGCAGCCGACGCCAGCACACAGTTCTGCTGCAGATAGGCAGTTCCCAGCCCCACCACACCTCCCAGCTGCCTCCCACCAGGGCCCGACACCACCAGGCCCAGTATACCTAGGGCTCCACTGCTCCTGTGGAGCCCTCACTCAGtgccagtccctcccagcaaaGCCCCCTCAGCCATGCCTGGTCCTGCCTGACTCCTAGTCCCACTCCATGTCCCTGTGTATTCAAGAGGCTGCAGGACCTGAAGGGTCCTGAGGACTCTGCGTAGCC
This genomic stretch from Taeniopygia guttata chromosome 10, bTaeGut7.mat, whole genome shotgun sequence harbors:
- the MAN2A2 gene encoding alpha-mannosidase 2x isoform X2, yielding MKLKKQVTVCGAAIFCVAVFSLYLMLDRVQHDPTRHQSGGNFPRSQISVLQNRIEQLEQLLEENHEIISHIKDSVLELTAHAEGQPALPQHPLNGSWVLPPESRPSFLSVSPQDCQFALGGKGQSPDLQMLAVYSLLPFDNQDGGVWKQGFDITYEPNEWDTEPLQVFVVPHSHNDPGWIKTFDKYYYDQTQHILNSMVLKMQEDPRRRFIWSEISFFSKWWDNISAQKRAAVRRLVGNGQLEMVTGGWVMPDEANSHYFAMIDQLIEGHQWLEKNIGVTPRSGWAVDPFGYSSTMPYLLKRSNLTAMLIQRVHYAIKKHFAATQNLEFMWRQAWDPDASTDIFCHMMPFYSYDVPHTCGPDPKICCQFDFKRLPGGRINCPWKVPPRAITDANVAERAQLLLDQYRKKSKLYRSKVLLVPLGDDFRYDKPQEWDAQFLNYQRIFDFLNSRPDLHVQAQFGTLSDYFDALYKKVGIVPGMRPPGFPVLTGDFFSYADREDHYWTGYFTSRPFYKSLDRVLEAHLRGAEILYSLALAHARHAGADGRYPLSDYALLSNARRNLGLFQHHDAIAGTAKEAVAVDYGVRLLHSLTNLKRVIINAAHYLVLGDKDTYHHDPAAPFLGMDETRSSQDSLPERTVVKLGTSPRFLVVFNPLEQERLSVVPVLVDSPHVRVLSEEGQPLPSQLSAVWNSATDVVPNVYQVSVLARLPALGLRVLQLHKSSDGHATPRSSTRLYLHGRDMAVHKPEAVPLHVFPAAAADFCLENQHLQACFVGRTGLLQSLRPAGEEQAHRVSSEFLVYGTRTSKDKSGAYLFLPDGEAKPYAPKDPPVVRVMEGPLFSEVASYYQHVQTVVRLYNVPGVEGLSLDVSCLVDIRDHINKELALRFSTDIESDDTFFTDLNGFQIQPRRYQQKLPLQANFYPMPAMAYIQDMQSRLTLLTAQALGVTSLHSGQLEVILDRRLMQDDNRGLGQGLKDNKRTCNRFRLLLERRSTANKSSGFFSKLISMFKALSFPGTRTGSPEVQDERPISFPSLLSHITSVHQNAEALVMPVALEKPALPALRSFVPLATTLPCDFHILNLRMLQAEDESLPSAEAALILHRKGFDCSLEAKNLGFNCTTSQGKLALGGLFQGLELGSLQPTSLTLMYPLGTASNSTNIHLDPMEIATFRIRLG
- the MAN2A2 gene encoding alpha-mannosidase 2x isoform X1: MKLKKQVTVCGAAIFCVAVFSLYLMLDRVQHDPTRHQSGGNFPRSQISVLQNRIEQLEQLLEENHEIISHIKDSVLELTAHAEGQPALPQHPLNGSWVLPPESRPSFLSVSPQDCQFALGGKGQSPDLQMLAVYSLLPFDNQDGGVWKQGFDITYEPNEWDTEPLQVFVVPHSHNDPGWIKTFDKYYYDQTQHILNSMVLKMQEDPRRRFIWSEISFFSKWWDNISAQKRAAVRRLVGNGQLEMVTGGWVMPDEANSHYFAMIDQLIEGHQWLEKNIGVTPRSGWAVDPFGYSSTMPYLLKRSNLTAMLIQRVHYAIKKHFAATQNLEFMWRQAWDPDASTDIFCHMMPFYSYDVPHTCGPDPKICCQFDFKRLPGGRINCPWKVPPRAITDANVAERAQLLLDQYRKKSKLYRSKVLLVPLGDDFRYDKPQEWDAQFLNYQRIFDFLNSRPDLHVQAQFGTLSDYFDALYKKVGIVPGMRPPGFPVLTGDFFSYADREDHYWTGYFTSRPFYKSLDRVLEAHLRGAEILYSLALAHARHAGADGRYPLSDYALLSNARRNLGLFQHHDAIAGTAKEAVAVDYGVRLLHSLTNLKRVIINAAHYLVLGDKDTYHHDPAAPFLGMDETRSSQDSLPERTVVKLGTSPRFLVVFNPLEQERLSVVPVLVDSPHVRVLSEEGQPLPSQLSAVWNSATDVVPNVYQVSVLARLPALGLRVLQLHKSSDGHATPRSSTRLYLHGRDMAVHKPEAVPLHVFPAAAADFCLENQHLQACFVGRTGLLQSLRPAGEEQAHRVSSEFLVYGTRTSKDKSGAYLFLPDGEAKPYAPKDPPVVRVMEGPLFSEVASYYQHVQTVVRLYNVPGVEGLSLDVSCLVDIRDHINKELALRFSTDIESDDTFFTDLNGFQIQPRRYQQKLPLQANFYPMPAMAYIQDMQSRLTLLTAQALGVTSLHSGQLEVILDRRLMQDDNRGLGQGLKDNKRTCNRFRLLLERRSTANKVQDERPISFPSLLSHITSVHQNAEALVMPVALEKPALPALRSFVPLATTLPCDFHILNLRMLQAEDESLPSAEAALILHRKGFDCSLEAKNLGFNCTTSQGKLALGGLFQGLELGSLQPTSLTLMYPLGTASNSTNIHLDPMEIATFRIRLG